The Paenibacillus sp. BIC5C1 DNA segment TAACATCCACCTCTATGGAAGTTGGCAGATCAGCCGGAAGTCCTTCGACCTCCAGTTGAGTTTCCTGTGTCTGGAACACACCGCCTGCCTTGGAGCCGGCTGCGGTACCTTGGAAGTCGATCGATACACTAACACTGATCGGCTTGTTCTTAGAAATTTGCAAGAAGTCCACGTGCAGCAGACGTCCGTTGCGTTCCTGCTGATCCTTGATCAGCACTGGAACCGTTTTGCCACCCTCAAGATTCAGGTTGAACATTTCGGAGCGACCTGTACGTGCTACTTTCAGCACTTCCTTTTCATCTACATGTATCGCGGCACCTTCCAATCCCGGGCCATAAACGACAGCCGGAACACGTCCGCCTTGTCTTAACAGGCGCAATGCTGCACCTTTCTTTTCAGTTCTTGGTGTTGCCGTAAGTTGAGCCATTTTTCCGTTGGATTTCATGATTGAACATCCTCCTTCAAGGGATCCTTACTTATATTTGTTAGAAAGCCATAAGCTTCTCTCTTAGACCAGAATGGCCTTTTCGTGCGTGGCCGAATCTGGGGCCATATCTATATTTACCCCAATGAAAGACCATCTCAAACACTGACATGTAGAGTTTTTTTATTTTCCGGGTGAAAATGGTCCTTTTTGATGAACAAAAAAGCAGCCGGAATACCTTCCGACTGCTTGTTAAGCATCTATTTTTAATCATTGGTATGAACTTAATAATCTTGCCAGTTATGCGCTGTTACGATCATCCTCTTCATCACTTTCACGGATAACCTGCATCTGATCCGACCCACTGTGAACGATAATGTGCACATCTCCGTCTTCAGGACCGATATCAACATAACGATCACCGCAGGTGTCTTTGGCTTCCCATTCATTCAGCCGAATGATTAAGCCCAGATGATGCAGTCCTGCAGCCACTCGAAAACGTGCTTCTGCTGCATCGCCCACTCGCT contains these protein-coding regions:
- a CDS encoding 50S ribosomal protein L25, yielding MKSNGKMAQLTATPRTEKKGAALRLLRQGGRVPAVVYGPGLEGAAIHVDEKEVLKVARTGRSEMFNLNLEGGKTVPVLIKDQQERNGRLLHVDFLQISKNKPISVSVSIDFQGTAAGSKAGGVFQTQETQLEVEGLPADLPTSIEVDVSGLEIGDRLTAGDIKLDKGLTLVTSGDSIIASVMPPQAAEEEPTASADEAAPAAPEEPAKEE